The following proteins are encoded in a genomic region of Glycine soja cultivar W05 chromosome 17, ASM419377v2, whole genome shotgun sequence:
- the LOC114394220 gene encoding probable enoyl-CoA hydratase 2, mitochondrial produces MCALRVLTRSVCSSSSSYVKTSKPYLTLILITHHQYHYQHQTHRTLILDSSASEFVKLHKLNGPDSGIVEISLDRPESKNAIGKEMLRGLNQAFELINQKSYANVAMISSSVPGVFCAGADLKERRAMSQSEAKIFVKSLRSTFSFLEDVRVPTIAVIEGVALGGGLEMALACDIRICGENALMGLPETGLAIIPGAGGTQRLPRLVGKAIAKDIIFTGRKIDGKEALSLGLVNYCVPAGEAYSKALAIAHDINQKGPVALRMAKRAINEGVETDLTSALELEEDCYDQVLNTKDRLEGLAAFAEKRKPSYTGE; encoded by the exons atgtgcgcTTTGAGAGTGTTGACTCGGTCCGTGTGCAGCAGCAGCAGCTCCTACGTCAAAACTTCCAAACCCTATCTCACTCTCATTCTCATCACACATCATCAGTATCACTATCAGCACCAGACCCATAGAACTCTTATTCTTGACTCTTCCGCTTCTGAATTCGTCAAGCTTCACAAACTCAATGGCCCTGATTctg GGATCGTTGAAATTAGCTTGGACAGGCCTGAATCCAAAAATGCTATAGGGAAAGAGATGCTGCGAGGCCTAAACCAAGCGTTTGAGTTGATTAATCAGAAATCTTACGCTAATGTTGCTATGATCAGCAGTTCAGTTCCTGGGGTATTTTGTGCTGGGGCTGATTTAAAG GAGCGCAGGGCCATGAGTCAGTCAGAGGCTAAGATTTTTGTGAAATCTCTTCGCTCCACATTCTCATTTCTAGAG GATGTTCGTGTTCCAACTATTGCTGTTATTGAAGGAGTAGCTCTTGGTGGTGGACTTGAAATGGCTCTTGCATGTGATATTCGAATTTGCG GAGAAAATGCTCTGATGGGTTTGCCAGAGACAGGACTTGCAATAATCCCTGG GGCAGGTGGAACTCAGCGACTGCCTAGATTGGTTGGAAAAGCAATAGCAAAGGATATTATATTTACTGGTCGAAAGATTGATGGCAAAGAGGCACTGTCCTTGG GTCTAGTCAATTACTGTGTTCCTGCTGGTGAAGCTTATTCAAAAGCACTTGCAATTGCTCATGATATCAATCAGAAG GGTCCTGTAGCTTTAAGAATGGCTAAAAGAGCTATTAATGAGGGAGTTGAGACTGATCTAACATCAGCTTTGGAATTGGAAGAAGATTGCTATGATCAGGTCTTGAATACTAAAGATCGATTAGAAGGCTTGGCTGCGTTTGCTGAGAAGCGGAAACCGAGCTATACTGGTGAGTAA
- the LOC114393788 gene encoding AUGMIN subunit 3 isoform X1: MSGGRLCTLLGELGYEGWEALDPDSFEWPFQYEDTRPLLHWICSNLRPSNVLSLGELNQYEQFKQEGKLLEGEDLDFAYDSISAFSDRRDNQEAVFGTEEGLKDIKEATLAYREEALALQRQLRHLQSQFDMLSGQASTLTQGRRARLAATSIVNGHLANIDDSLSVRNLQMNGVLERIASTAHELAHYHSGDEDDIYLAYSDFNQFLLGDSSCLKELNQWFAKQLDTGPFRLVAEEGKSKCSWVNLDDISNTYVRADLEKSHHQRVSELRRLRSIFGVSEKQWVEAQVENAKQQAILMTLKSQVSSDEAHIHLDLHSLRRKHSELKGELSNLYNHEEKLLSETISDLCWELAQLQDTYILQGDYDLKVMRQEYYINRQKAFINHLINLLARHQFLKMACQLEKKHMLGAFSLLKVIESELQAYLSATEGRVGRCLALIQAASDVQEQGGVHDSDHFLHAIRDMLKIYSNTQAQATLSTYVSAPGIVQQISALHSDLLSLQSDLENSLPEDRNRCINELRNLIKNLQKLLFASSTTAQPILTPRPLMKELDEMEKINAKLSVAVEEVTLEHVKKNEIVKHHKQEIGLQRRVFVDFFCNPERLRSQVRDLTDRVRAMQIS; the protein is encoded by the exons atgagcGGTGGTCGACTTTGTACATTGCTTGGAGAATTAGGGTACGAAGGCTGGGAAGCATTGGACCCTGACAGCTTCGAATGGCCCTTTCAGTACGAAGATACTCGCCCTCTTCTCCACTGGATCTGCTCCAATCTTCGCCCCTCCAACGTCCTCTCTCTCGGAGAACTCAACCA GtatgagcagttcaagcaaGAAGGGAAGCTGTTAGAG GGCGAGGATTTGGACTTTGCTTACGACAGCATCTCTGCATTCTCTGATAGGAGAGACAATCAGGAGGCCGTTTTTGGCACCGAGGAAGGATTGAAAGATATCAA GGAGGCGACTTTGGCGTATAGAGAGGAGGCTTTGGCCTTGCAGAGGCAGCTGAGGCATCTGCAATCTCAGTTTGACATGCTTTCGGGCCAGGCCTCCACCTTGACACAAGGAAGGCGAGCACGCCTTGCTGCAACCTCTATTGTTAATGGACACCTTGCTAATATAGATGATAGCCTTTCTGTCAGGAATTTACAG ATGAATGGCGTTCTTGAAAGAATTGCTTCCACAGCGCATGAGTTGGCTCATTACCATTCAGGAGATG AAGATGATATATATTTGGCATACTCAGATTTCAATCAATTCTTGCTTGGAGATTCATCTTGTCTAAAAGAGCTAAATCAGTGGTTTGCTAAGCAACTGGACACA GGTCCATTTCGACTTGTTGCTGAGGAGGGGAAATCTAAATGCTCTTGGGTGAATCTTGATGACATCTCAAATACCTATGTTAGAG CAGATTTGGAAAAATCACATCATCAACGTGTATCTGAGTTGCGACGGCTTCGCTCAAT ATTTGGAGTAAGTGAAAAACAATGGGTTGAAGCACAGGTCGAGAATGCCAAGCAGCAGGCTATTTTAATGACACTTAAATCACAAGTATCATCAGATGAAGCTCATATTCATCTTGATCTTCATTCTCTTAG GAGAAAGCATTCTGAATTGAAAGGAGAACTTTCAAATCTTTATAACCATGAAGAAAAGCTGCTATCAGAG ACTATTTCAGATTTATGCTGGGAGCTAGCTCAACTCCAAGACACATACATTTTACAAG GTGATTATGATTTGAAGGTCATGCGCCAAGAGTACTACATTAATCGGCAGAAAGCA TTCATAAACCATCTCATCAATCTGCTTGCCAGGCATCAGTTCTTAAAGATGGCTTGCCAATTGGAAAAGAAGCACATGCTTGGAGCATTTTCGTTGCTCAAGGTTATTGAGTCTGAGCTGCAAGCATACTTGTCTGCAACTGAGGGCCGAGTG GGTCGTTGCCTGGCCCTTATCCAAGCTGCATCCGATGTTCAAGAACAAGGAGGAGTTCATGACAGTGATCATTTTTTGCATGCTATTAGAGACATGCTAAAAATTTATTCAA ATACTCAAGCTCAAGCTACACTGTCCACATATGTATCAGCTCCTGGCATTGTCCAACAGATATCAGCTCTTCATTCAGATTTGTTGAGCCTTCAGTCGGACCTTGAGAATTCTCTTCCAGAAGACAGAAATAGGTGTATTAATGAACt GCGCAATCTTATTAAAAATCTGCAGAAACTGCTCTTTGCATCTTCAACAACAGCACAGCCAATACTGACCCCTCGG CCATTAATGAAAGAGCttgatgaaatggaaaagattaACGCAAAGCTGTCTGTTGCTGTTGAAGAGGTGACACTAGAGCATGTAAAGAAGAATGAG ATTGTGAAACATCATAAACAAGAAATTGGACTTCAAAGGCGAGTTTTTGTTGATTTCTTCTGCAATCCTGAGCGATTAAGGAGCCAAGTTAGGGATCTGACTGATCGTGTCAGAGCTATGCAAATTTCGTAG
- the LOC114393788 gene encoding AUGMIN subunit 3 isoform X2, translating to MSGGRLCTLLGELGYEGWEALDPDSFEWPFQYEDTRPLLHWICSNLRPSNVLSLGELNQYEQFKQEGKLLEGEDLDFAYDSISAFSDRRDNQEAVFGTEEGLKDIKEATLAYREEALALQRQLRHLQSQFDMLSGQASTLTQGRRARLAATSIVNGHLANIDDSLSVRNLQMNGVLERIASTAHELAHYHSGDEDDIYLAYSDFNQFLLGDSSCLKELNQWFAKQLDTGPFRLVAEEGKSKCSWVNLDDISNTYVRDLEKSHHQRVSELRRLRSIFGVSEKQWVEAQVENAKQQAILMTLKSQVSSDEAHIHLDLHSLRRKHSELKGELSNLYNHEEKLLSETISDLCWELAQLQDTYILQGDYDLKVMRQEYYINRQKAFINHLINLLARHQFLKMACQLEKKHMLGAFSLLKVIESELQAYLSATEGRVGRCLALIQAASDVQEQGGVHDSDHFLHAIRDMLKIYSNTQAQATLSTYVSAPGIVQQISALHSDLLSLQSDLENSLPEDRNRCINELRNLIKNLQKLLFASSTTAQPILTPRPLMKELDEMEKINAKLSVAVEEVTLEHVKKNEIVKHHKQEIGLQRRVFVDFFCNPERLRSQVRDLTDRVRAMQIS from the exons atgagcGGTGGTCGACTTTGTACATTGCTTGGAGAATTAGGGTACGAAGGCTGGGAAGCATTGGACCCTGACAGCTTCGAATGGCCCTTTCAGTACGAAGATACTCGCCCTCTTCTCCACTGGATCTGCTCCAATCTTCGCCCCTCCAACGTCCTCTCTCTCGGAGAACTCAACCA GtatgagcagttcaagcaaGAAGGGAAGCTGTTAGAG GGCGAGGATTTGGACTTTGCTTACGACAGCATCTCTGCATTCTCTGATAGGAGAGACAATCAGGAGGCCGTTTTTGGCACCGAGGAAGGATTGAAAGATATCAA GGAGGCGACTTTGGCGTATAGAGAGGAGGCTTTGGCCTTGCAGAGGCAGCTGAGGCATCTGCAATCTCAGTTTGACATGCTTTCGGGCCAGGCCTCCACCTTGACACAAGGAAGGCGAGCACGCCTTGCTGCAACCTCTATTGTTAATGGACACCTTGCTAATATAGATGATAGCCTTTCTGTCAGGAATTTACAG ATGAATGGCGTTCTTGAAAGAATTGCTTCCACAGCGCATGAGTTGGCTCATTACCATTCAGGAGATG AAGATGATATATATTTGGCATACTCAGATTTCAATCAATTCTTGCTTGGAGATTCATCTTGTCTAAAAGAGCTAAATCAGTGGTTTGCTAAGCAACTGGACACA GGTCCATTTCGACTTGTTGCTGAGGAGGGGAAATCTAAATGCTCTTGGGTGAATCTTGATGACATCTCAAATACCTATGTTAGAG ATTTGGAAAAATCACATCATCAACGTGTATCTGAGTTGCGACGGCTTCGCTCAAT ATTTGGAGTAAGTGAAAAACAATGGGTTGAAGCACAGGTCGAGAATGCCAAGCAGCAGGCTATTTTAATGACACTTAAATCACAAGTATCATCAGATGAAGCTCATATTCATCTTGATCTTCATTCTCTTAG GAGAAAGCATTCTGAATTGAAAGGAGAACTTTCAAATCTTTATAACCATGAAGAAAAGCTGCTATCAGAG ACTATTTCAGATTTATGCTGGGAGCTAGCTCAACTCCAAGACACATACATTTTACAAG GTGATTATGATTTGAAGGTCATGCGCCAAGAGTACTACATTAATCGGCAGAAAGCA TTCATAAACCATCTCATCAATCTGCTTGCCAGGCATCAGTTCTTAAAGATGGCTTGCCAATTGGAAAAGAAGCACATGCTTGGAGCATTTTCGTTGCTCAAGGTTATTGAGTCTGAGCTGCAAGCATACTTGTCTGCAACTGAGGGCCGAGTG GGTCGTTGCCTGGCCCTTATCCAAGCTGCATCCGATGTTCAAGAACAAGGAGGAGTTCATGACAGTGATCATTTTTTGCATGCTATTAGAGACATGCTAAAAATTTATTCAA ATACTCAAGCTCAAGCTACACTGTCCACATATGTATCAGCTCCTGGCATTGTCCAACAGATATCAGCTCTTCATTCAGATTTGTTGAGCCTTCAGTCGGACCTTGAGAATTCTCTTCCAGAAGACAGAAATAGGTGTATTAATGAACt GCGCAATCTTATTAAAAATCTGCAGAAACTGCTCTTTGCATCTTCAACAACAGCACAGCCAATACTGACCCCTCGG CCATTAATGAAAGAGCttgatgaaatggaaaagattaACGCAAAGCTGTCTGTTGCTGTTGAAGAGGTGACACTAGAGCATGTAAAGAAGAATGAG ATTGTGAAACATCATAAACAAGAAATTGGACTTCAAAGGCGAGTTTTTGTTGATTTCTTCTGCAATCCTGAGCGATTAAGGAGCCAAGTTAGGGATCTGACTGATCGTGTCAGAGCTATGCAAATTTCGTAG
- the LOC114393574 gene encoding WAT1-related protein At3g30340-like, which produces MTLLKFHEVWKPVLVMIIVNLALALVNIFLKKIVNEGVDYLTILTYRQAISAIFLTPIYCFIFRNSKVTPYLFCFIFRVTLTQSLYLIGLEYTSATFACAFLNMVPVFTFIMALPLGIEKVDMKKLSAKAKVLGTFVCIGGALMLILYKGVPLINQQPEHIADKGTIRSSASKLKKWIIGSLLLTAGCFLWSSRFLIQASISKKYPCQYSSTAILSFFASIQSAILTLVIDRSNAKWILKGKLEIMTVVYAGLVGSGLCYVAMSWCVKQRGPVFTSAFTPLLQMFVAVLDFSILHEEIYLGSVAGSVLVISGTYILLWVKSKEEDQCAMKGTQESQEDECKNNLEASPNVPSKLRPNEEQGFSELQVK; this is translated from the exons aTGACGTTGTTGAAGTTCCATGAAGTGTGGAAGCCAGTTTTGGTGATGATTATAGTTAATTTAGCTCTGGCTTTGGTCAATATATTTCTGAAGAAGATTGTTAATGAAGGAGTGGACTACTTAACCATCCTAACATATCGACAAGCAATTTCAGCCATTTTCTTGACACCTATATATTGCTT TATTTTCAGGAACTCAAAAGTGA CACCCTActtgttttgtttcattttcagGGTAACACTCACTCAATCCCTGTACCTTATTGGACTAGAATATACATCTGCCACGTTCGCATGTGCATTCCTAAATATGGTGCCTGTATTCACCTTTATTATGGCGCTGCCACTGGG GATAGAGAAAGTGGACATGAAAAAGCTGAGTGCGAAGGCCAAGGTGTTGGGAACTTTTGTGTGTATTGGTGGAGCTTTGATGTTGATCCTTTATAAAGGAGTGCCCTTAATCAACCAACAACCAGAGCACATAGCAGACAAAGGCACAATAAGATCATCAGCCTCCAAGTTAAAGAAATGGATCATAGGTTCACTGCTTCTAACTGCAGGATGCTTCTTGTGGTCTTCACGGTTTCTTATACAAGCAAGCATTAGCAAAAAGTATCCATGTCAATACTCTAGCACTGCCATTTTGTCCTTTTTTGCTTCCATTCAATCAGCAATATTGACTTTGGTCATCGATAGAAGTAATGCCAAATGGATTCTCAAAGGAAAGTTAGAGATAATGACTGTTGTATATGCTG GGCTGGTAGGGTCGGGCTTGTGCTATGTGGCAATGTCATGGTGTGTGAAACAAAGGGGTCCAGTTTTTACTTCAGCATTTACCCCTCTTCTACAGATGTTCGTTGCTGTGCTTGATTTCTCTATATTACATGAGGAAATTTATcttgg CAGTGTTGCAGGATCAGTCTTGGTTATATCTGGCACGTATATTCTACTTTGGGTTAAAAGTAAAGAGGAAGACCAATGTGCCATGAAGGGTACTCAAGAAAGTCAAGAAGATGAATGTAAGAATAATTTGGAGGCCAGTCCAAATGTACCTTCTAAGCTAAGGCCTAATGAGGAACAAGGATTCTCTGAATTACAAGTGAAGTAG